The segment TTAGCTCCCAAGAAGAGCAGCAGAGATGTGGAACTGTGGCGGGATGTTGGTCCAAAAAGAATTCCCAGCAGCCTTCTGTAGAAGTCAATACAGTCAGGGCAAGGGTTGTTCCTGTTCCATCACACTCCACTGTTAACGAGGGTCCTGTTAGCCCACGATTGACAAGATGCCATGCTGTTCGCAGAGACATTCTCAGGGATTGGAATTTTGAGGAATTTGTAGAGGGAAGCAGGGTGTCTATTGTATAAAACATCTTTCTAGTTTTGGATTCCATTGTGTATAGCTTAAAATTAGTCTAGGATCTGTCTGATGTTGGAATGGGTCTTATGACCAGCCTAACAACTAGATACAGCTTTAGAGATTCCTGAGCTGCAGGCATTTTGCCATGTAATTAAGAAGAATGTGCTCTTATATTTCTTATCCAAGTAATAAGTTTATGTGGTGTATAGTAGATGGAAAGGGTGATGGCTTGCAGGCTTGAGTATGTTAAATACATTGTTGGACAGATATTTACGAATTGCTAGAATCTTCTCAATTTGAACAATAGTACACTGACATATTGGTGTAATTAGTAATTAGATTATTAAAATCATCTTTAGCTCTTAACACATTTTACTAGCTTTTTGGAGTAAGTTTTCAGACGTGGTGGTTAATAATTGTACATTAGTTACATGGAGGTTACTAAGTTGCCTGTGACTGGAACTATGATCATGTTGCATAAAAAATAGCTATATATAGTCATTTCAATATCATATAATAGATAAATAGTTCTTATTAATCAATTGAATTACAAAAAATCTAAAATAGAATTTTTAGAAAGTCAATCCAATCCTAAGTGCTACTGTAcatgtttgctggattgtaaatcAACCTATTCAAAATAATAGCACATAGTTGCTTGCGACTTAATTGAATTAGAGTTTAagactgatataatatattgcctCCACAAAAACTATGGCCCCTTTAAGGAATAAACCAAGGTTGCAGGATATGCCACCACCCTCCCCTGGTACATGTACCACTGGGTATAGATACGAGTATGGTACAGCTTGGATATGGCCTGAATGCTGTGCTAGCTCATACCCAGAATTAGGGCAAATTTAGAATGGACAGATATGACTGGGGGTTCTGAAAAAATGTTGTGAAGGTAAAATGTAACCAAAACAAATCCCTCTGCTGTGTGTTTGCTTTAGTCTCTATGTGTTTTCAATTTGATGGTTTTCCTACCATGTCCTCTGCCTGCCTAACATTTTCTGTTCGAAATTTAAAAAATGAGATATTTAATGCATTGGTGTACATGCACTCTGAGCACTAAGGAATGCATGCCAAGTTGTCTGCATTGAATCTTGCACCTTTTGCAGCTGGGATAAAGAAGGTAAAATACTATCTATATAGAGTAGAGGGGCAACCCGACCAAGTTAATCTAGAGGGAATCAAGAGGTCCTGCACCAACTCCTGGGCAGGATCAATCTAAAAACATGTTTGGAAATTACAACTCACATGAAATTTGCACAACTTTAGCCTATtctgtttttattttaattttaatttttcattttgtcaaacttttatatatttttattattgacgTTTTcctgttttaattatttattattaatatattttttataattattttgtattgatataaaaatatatatatttttttacttaACTGTCCACTTTTTAAATCGTGTTCGTATATAAAATTGTTATTCTCAGCCAAATTCATTATAGGGGCTCAGGCTCATGAAAAGTGCCAGTATCAATATTTTGGATAGCATATGTATACCTGTAAATGTGTCCATGCAACCTTGAAATGAAGTGAACAAAATGAAATGAATTGCAAAACATACAACTAAAGAGCTGAAATCAAAGTGCATTTGTTGTAATCTTTGCTGATAGAGAATGCCCAAGTGATATGATAAGTTACAAATGTGATGAGCTAGATTAACTTCCTGGATTTTCTAGAGATACCGTGAATTTTCCTTGAGgaattatttttttggttgattttctAGTTCTGTCCCAGATAGACAAGATTGTTCCTGCAGACTCATTTATGGCAGGTTTATAGTATTTAACTATTTGTGACTTCATAGTCTGATTCCCTTATTTGGTTAGATCTTTTTTTTCTATCATCTGTTTCAAATAATCGGCCTCATTTCTTTCACTCAATTTTTGCTTCAGTCGCTGCTAGCAGGGAATACGATTAACTGTTTTAAGCGCTACTAAACAGTGATACTAGAATTGATCGTAAGGAGATGAAAAAGTTCCAAGTGCACAACATCAAATAAAATTCCTAGTTGCATTGAGTTTGATCTGAACCGTAGAGCAATGCTTCTAGTTCTCTCCAACTTTTTTTTGAGTCAGCAGGATTCGATAGACAAAATACTTTTTAAGAAAACATTTTTTTGTTTAAGCAAATTGCTACCATGGATGGGGGTAGTGCCTGTTCCATTAAAACAAAGAAAATCTGATGCACAGATTTTAGCAGAGAGAGAAGACCAGGACCCTAATGGTCTCAATGACCTCTTGAGATCTCCAACTGCTCTGGGGAGAACAAATTCTCATTTTCGCTAGTCATATATTCATGTTACCATGTTGTTCCTCGGACAGTTTCGCATCACAGCTATGTTGTCTGCCATGCCCCCATTCTTGATGGCCATTTCAATGTTGATGGCATTTGTCACCCATCCTTTGAATGATTTTGTTTTCAGCTTCCTTAGAGCTTTCACGGTCGGTTCCTGCACTACTAGGCGGCGGACGACCCCTCTCAGTAATGTTGTGGTCACCAATAGTCCTTGCGATGTTACACACAAAATGCTCTAAGAGTTCGAGATTGTGCACGTGGGGGCCATCAAGCACTTTCCCTCCGATGATGAATGCCATCTTCCACATCTCCACTGTAATAAAAAATCTCCTTTAACTGTGCCCCAACCGACTCTTGCTGATAGTGGCATTCACATTTCAGGATGGAAATGAACTCTACCTACTCGTTGGATGTAGAATAACCTGCCATACTTTCCTTGTAAACATGAGACTGTGGTCGTGTGTTTGGTTCAGAATCGATCTTTATAGACAGACACTACTAATGGCTGTCAATAGATCATCTCATCCCTGAACATATCCCGAAGAATATGGTCTTTGAATCATGCGAGCACCATGTGGATTACCCTCTCTCGCTGTGTCATGCCTTCGAAGGGGAAGGTCACGTCACCCTGCCATAAGTTCTGCAGTGGAGGCATCCGAAGTTCGCAGGACGCCGTCAGAGAGATAAACCTGTCCAAGTGGTTGAGTTATCCGAAATGATGGACTCTCAGTCTTGATCGATGGCACGATTTGACAGATAATCTGCCTCTTTATTTGCCTCTCGATATATATGCTTTATCGAATAATCCATCATGTTCAAAATCTCTCGAATCCTTTAACCACATGGTTGATTTACAGATTGGAGCTTTATCAGAAATAACTGCTCGAATCACCTTGAGAGAATCACCTTCGATATCAATACGTCGAAGGTTCTTCTCCATCCATAGTTTTAGGCTGCCAAGAAGAGCCGCATATTCAGCATTGTTATAGGTGCCAACAAGGAATTTGACTGATTCCCCCCATATCAATTCTCCTATTCCGTTTCTTATTATGAAAGCCGACACTCGATGGTTCAGGGTTACCCCTGGATGCACCGTCAAAATTGAGCTTCAATCGGCTCATAAAGAAAACATTGCTTTCGTTGTTTAATATTCCTTCTACCGTTTCAAGGAAAGCATTATAGATTAAGGAGCTTTTCAATTTGACATAACCCTATTGCATAAACAAGGTATCATCCATAAAGTATGCATGATTGAGGGTCCATTTTGACAAATTTACCATCCACAAATTGTACATGGTGGGTTtttcttcaataaatgattctagtGTTCTTTACCTATTTTCATTGCGATTTTTAATAGTTGTCTTTTTTTGTACTTTGTCTTTCTTCCCTTATTATCTACTGAAAGAACTGCTCCTAGAGTGACGAGGAATATTTTCAAGTTTTGGGGCTAAAGGTAAAGGGGCCTATCCACTAAGCCTATCCACCAATCCCCTGAAAGATTAGAAAATAACCTATCCATAGCTTTTGGTGGTCTATTATCTAATGAAAATTGCTAAAATCAGACTGAAAGGAGAAGCTATTATTGTTACCATGCTTTCACCCAAAGCTGGCCTTAATTTAATTATCAGATCCGTTTAGCAAATTGATCACCCAATGGAGACCTTAATTTAATTATCAGATCTGTTAAGCGAAACAAATTTATTCCATCTGGAAATTGAAATTATCATTTTCAGCTTCCTTTTATTTCCATTCATTGCATTAGTGGTGTGACATTGCAGTAACTGTTGCGTATTATTTATCTATACAATTACATTAGTTCCGGCACATTTGTAACGCCTTAATTTAATTATCAGATCCGTTTAGCAAATTAATCACCCAATGGAGACCTTAATTTAATTACCAGATCTGTTAAGCGAAACAAATTTATTCCATGTACCATGCTTTCACCCAAAGCTGGCCTTAATTTAATTATCAGATCCGTTTAGCAAATTAATCACCCAATGGAGACCTTAATTTAATTATCAGATCTGTTAAGCGAAACAAATTTATTCCATCTGGAAATTGAAATTATCATTTTCAGCTTCCTTTTATTTCCATTCATTGCATTAGTGGTGTGACATTGCAGTAACTGTTGCGTATTATTTATCTATACAATTACATTAGTTCCGGCACATTTGTAACGCCTCGCTACGAGGCCCCGAGGACAGACacaaataaaacaaagaaaaaaacgaatattttttttttattataataaaataagccaaacatataaatggAGTAACATGATAAGATGGACATTTAATATCATCaatagtcctcaaggccccacaacgatGTTACTCAAGTACGACATTAACCTTACATATAACACAAATGAAACATCAATAAATATGATAACGCTATCCTTTACAAAGGACCGTTATACATTTTACATTGTcatgagaatatacatatgataATCAGATACATTATAGGGGTATCCATACGGATATAATCTCCATGAGTACAACAATGGAGTGAATACATAAATATGATACAAAATGAAGGTCTTCATTCTCTTCACGAGCCATCATGAACATGATGCAGGACGAatcaaaacccaatgggtgcgaataacattccacctaaccatgtggtaccatcagggccacccctcgtgctaggaggtaTTAGCTAGACCCAAGAGATGAAAGGAAGTACATGAAGAAACAAAAAGAATCACGAGGCTCACAAGACTACAATCACAAGTGACCCACAAGGTTATAATCACATGAATTCAAAAGTAAAAACAACCAATTTCCAGAGGCTCAAGCAATCCACAGAAGGACAAAACCAAGAGAGACCACTAGGTATGGAATAGGGCAGattgtcatcactaggttgtcatgagttaccctggtaccctggtaggtcttcactgTTGGCATCGTGTTGTTGTTGACGTCAACCTATATAGCATGACCGGTGtgggagattgaagtgtattggtGACATTGATGTCAGCTAGTATTGCAGGTCACCGATACACAAGTCAGTGTTGGGATGTGTTGAAGACATGCACTGGGTACTGGTATGGTATGATGACCggtaagtaatgtgttggcattgagtgactaccaaccggtaatcatgtGCCCGATAAGTGTGCAACATGTTGGGAtgctgattgtgatgaagaggtggaatgttgcaaaaatcacatcaacaccggaggtgaaGCATGTGTAGGCCATAAGTAAGAGTTGGATGTTACACAACAGGAATCCCACCCgatgaagaaaagattgacaaAGAATGTGCTGCTTCAGTAAGCAAGGATGGCATATGTGAATGCTACCaggtcatatgtcaagttgaagatgcatcTACTCCTCAGGGATGTCACATTAATACCAGCAGGTGACATAGATCCTTTCCCACCGACCGGATGACTAatgtagaagatgaggaagcctccttATAGGATATGTTCAGAGATGTGCACCGGTTCAACATGAGAAGACATGTTGTGCTACCAAGgcagagaaggaagagttaagatggtgagtttgccTCCTTGGTAAACCGATTGAGaagagaaccagtcaaatgaagatAAGACTCTGCAGTTGCACATATGGAGTTACCAgtatgcagatggaaagtggtgttgcTACAGATGCATAAGAGCTGGAGATAGTTGGCATAaagatatcatgcacactaccGGTATGAAGGCATAAACATGCAAATTGGTAAACAAGGAGGATACCAACATACAACCAAGTGGACaaagagacaaaagtgaagtgctctcagtttgatgaagatgcacatgatgtgtcATCCAAGATTGCTGCTGAAGACCAGCATGGTTGATGACCGGGTTGACAAGATCCATTGgcacaaggaaggagaaggcaagaaggtTAACCGATAGGCAAAAAGGGACCGGTGGTATGATGCACACACCAGTTGTGTGTAATTTGTCGGTGACCAAGTCGGACCGACTTggtgagctaaggtggatgtcgacaaaggtgccACGTGAAGTCAAGGTGGCGGACATGCATGCAACgatagatggagtgtgcaccgacgAGGTTGTTTCAGAGTTGGTTGGCATTAATTATAGACCCCACAAATCACGAGAGGTGTCGCAGaggtgtgtggctcgaggaaggtcgAACAAAGATGATCGATGGGATGCATCGATTGATGCAGAGTGACCAGGTgcagaatgaggttggtgatgcaatttgcagaaccatttatggtgattgatcttgtccCTCGTCGACTGACTGtccgtgtttgctaagtttagcaaacgtgCCTTAAAAGGAAGAAGATATGGTTGGTAATACCTGATTGCTTGTAGGATTGTTTATCTTTGTGCAGAACAAGATCTGATTGTATCTGATAGTCCTCATGATTAGTGGAAGAAACCTTAACGCACCAAGAGTTTGAAGCTGCGTTTTGGCGGGAATGCTCAGCTATAAGAATGGAGGCAGAAGACCGGATTCATTCGATGCTGCTAGAAGAATAGGTGCCGAATGTTGAAGAGTGCAGTGTGAAAAAGAAGCAGAGAGCCAACCAGTCAGAGACTTCATCGAAGATCATAGAGACTAAGTGTTGGAGGTGCAATCGGTGAGAGGGTTTAGTAGAGGCTTAACCGACAAGGTTAGAGTGATCGGTAAACTGCAAAGTGAGTTGCAGTGGTGTAAACCGGTGGTGCTAGAATCTACAGAAAGACAAAGAAGGTGTTGCAGTGCAGAGGGAGTGTCGGTGAAGATCCAACAAGGCAAGATCCGAGAAGAGCTTGACCGGTAAGGAGAAAACCGACAAAGATCAGAGTGAAGAGTACCGGTGGTGGCAAGTAGCAGTGCATTTGACAGAATAGAGTACCGATAGAGAAGAGGTGGAGGTTGAACCAGTAAGGTTGCAGCAAAGTGAAGGAGAGGACGATCTGAGTGAGAAGACAACCGAcacagagaagaacaaaggaagaccggttgagaagagtagaaccagaagaaagattgcagaggtTACATAACACATTTGTAATTGGGTATTAACTTTTGTATTTGAAATAtgacattgtaatcactgagttagagctcggtgcaggggttggtgctccttgggttggtgccctaaatgttgtaatcaaaggttttcattgtgaggctggattggagtagtagactctattagcacttctcattgaggtttttcccatcttgagttttcctcgtatataccgaTGTTATGTGATATGCCCTTGTGTGGTTGATTTGTGTTGTCTAGATTTATCTTACCAGTAGGTTTGCTTGGTCCTTAGGTTAGTAACCGGTAATCTCTCTTAGGGGTAAAAGGATTAAAGGATTtataaatcactgattcacccccccctctcactgGCAGCTTGTCTTCAACattcactaggtcccgaccccctTCTTGGGTTACCTTGGTGACCTCTACCGACCCTTGGCCCCCACACAaactctagtggaccacaccaaacTTTCgtagggacaagattggtggacgccattttaggccttctcaacTTACCCTGAACCTATACAAGCGTTCGAGAGCAAGAGAGGCAAcaatttaatctttattaatgtgaactaGCTACCCACCCTAGCTCATTATTTTATGTTTTCACTTGATTAAAAAACTTTCAATGAGTTACCTtggtgaccactttgggtcccgacccccaataAAAGCCACTTCCCCTTGATTTGCACCTAGAAAACCAAAATTCAACACAAGGTCTACGACACCCAAAAGACACCAAGAGTCTAGACCCCTCTACCATAGAAAGGTTGACTGACTTGCTAGAACAGGCTTACAAACAAGGAGGTTCTATGCAACAAGGAAGAATTTACAAGCTTAGAAGTCTAGCATGACTCTTATCACAATGCATAAAAGAAGAAGAGCAACCAGACACACATAGGAATCTCTAACAATGTCCTAGCCTCTGGAACATAATACAAACAACATAACCGTGAATACTACAATGATAGACAAAAATCAAGCAATTACTAGGTCTCATAATGCCAAGCATTAAAAAATCCAATTCGTAATATAATATCAAGAGACCAAATTAACTTCTATACATccattaatttcaaatttaatattattttccaataATCCAATTTAAACAATTTTATCTCACTTTATTTCTATAGATTTGCTCAATTATACTAACATCTCATTATGCAATTAATTAAGATAACGTAATGCATTATAACCATTTTTGCTATCATAACAGATTAATAGAAGGAATccagaacacacacacacacacacacagacatatatatatatatatatatatatatatatatcattaacaGATCTGTTATTGAAACTCATATAATAGAGAATTAACATAGTACCATAgaataaaaacacacacacacacacgcacacacacacacacacacacacacactatatatatatatatatatatatatatatatatatatatatatatatatatatatatatatatatatatatatatacaaacacacactACAAATAATCATTAACAGATCTGTTATTGAAACTCATATAACAGAGAATTAACATAGTACCATAAgaataaaaacacacacacacacacacacacacacacacacacacacacacacacacacacacacacacacacacacacacacacgtatatatatatatataaaacaataaataaCTGATGGAATTGTGAAACAAAAACACAAACCGTCGAAATGAAATCCTAGGTCGAAGTATGGTGTTCACAGAGAGGGGAGGCCGTGGGGGAAACCACCCACGACAGTGGGAAGGTCCCTCCCCACGGTTGTGGGAAGGCTTCCCATCGTAGTGGGTAGAGTTGTTCACAATTATGAGTGGGCTCCCCACCGTGAGCTCTCCCACAGCTGTGGGAAAATCTCCCCACAATTGTGGGCTTGCCCATGACTGTGGGTCGAGCCCCCATGAAGCCAAAAacaattaaacaaattaaaaaaaaatacacacaGCAGATTTAAATCGATAAATAAAATtattcatttatataaatatatatattcatcaAAACAAACAGACAAGGATTTCTCATAAAATTTCTTCAGGAAAGAATAGTATTATATTTTTGAATCCGAATCCAAATGCACAATTTCACCAGTAAATATGCTCGAACCCCAAATTTTTCCCAAATTTCTTTTTAACATGATCAAACAAGAAGTTACAAAACACGGCCACATATTGAAAACTTTTCCAGATATCCATTTTAAACCCATAATTAATATTCAGAAATCTGTAACCCCAAATTTCTCATAACATGCATTTCCTTTTCAAATTTTCTCTATACAATAAAACAAGAAGTTGATTTCATTCAAATCAGAATGAAATTTACTTGCAAGAAAGAAAATAAATCCAAAAGAAAACCTACCGCTATTCGCTAACTGGAAAATCACACAGAGATAGAAGTAATATTCCTTAAGAAAATTCCCGGCTTCGCAAGGCTCAACCAGATAGCTTCAATCcaacaaatcaagaaaatattccaatactcattcctccattttaattttcaatttcttcttttcaaCCCAGATGTTTTCCCCAAATTTCATTTCAATTCCCCATAATCAGAAAAAAAGACTCATGCACATAGAGATTTCTTCACGGCAAGAACCTCTACCCCTTTCCCCCCCAAAAGtagaattttattatttttccaaaTGTAACTCCCCATAATTTGCATGCGAGAACTTTTCCCACTAACAACATTAACCAGTTAAAATTCATAATTCCTCTTACACATTCCAATTTTAATTTTAACAAATAAGAtataaattgattttttatttattgattaattaattaattaatctttaattCCCTTATACACAAATATGTTTTAATATTAATTCTCTTctagaaatcaatattaaataaatgtCAACTCATACTCTAGTACGATGAATGCGGACTATGCAAAGCATGCGAACTAACAAGACTACCAACTGACAAGACGAGACGACCAAACAAAACAAGGATACCTGACAAGGGTCTCGTTCCTGTAGGAATGATAATATGACTAGGGTCTTACTGATAACTCcagtttccactttaccattgggtcataGAACACGCTTAGACCTGAAGctttaggtggagtcgatgctcggtacctgcAGCTGCATAAGCAAACTGTCGAACACATACATATAAACCATATCATAATATAccgtgaaaagggaatggaagtgATACAACTTACCCATAAAGAGCAGTGCgacacttttccctttcacccaagcacatcaaggATAAAACACAATGTATGTCTGaacaaataatcatcaataaacataatgattaaatcgTAATATCACATATATAATCCATCTTAATAATCATCTAACTATCAAAGCATAGATAACATCAAATAATCACATCATAGTCAACAATATGAAAAAtcatcattattccaacaatccaGAGAGCATAGAGTATGAGTGTCACATATGAATCCAGAAGACATAGAcaaacatcatatcaaaatcaaaatcaatcaaCACAAAAAGGGTCGAAACCACACAAAAAAATCAAAGCCACAAAGTCTGTCAAGCCAAAAGAGAgagggcactacatcctccccctagtatcaggcttactcctggaagcctgcaAAGAGATACATATAGAGCTCATACATACGAGAAGCCTCCTCCCAAGTAGCAGAAGACTCATCATTAGGATCTTACTGGACCCTGACCTACTCAATATCTCTACCTCTGAGAACCTGATGCCTGTGCTCCAGAACGCCCACGGGCTCTAGAGCTAGCTGCCCATCCTCGACCAGTAGAGCAGTCCAATCAAGAATGTGAGAAATATTAGGATGATATTGATGAAGAATTAAAACATGGAAAACATCATGAATGCATGAGAGACTAGGCAACAACGACAATCGATAGGCAATAGGGCAAATCCTCTCTAGAATCTCAAACGAGCCAACAAAACTCAGTGCAAGATTAGAGCCCTTcctgtaacggattggactcttccaTAGATGTACACGTAGAAATACTCGATCATCGATCGAGAACTGACGATCCACCCTATGCACGTCGACATACTTATTTTGCCAATCCTGCGTCGCCACTAATTGCTCTCTGATGCTcaccacctgctgctccatatctctAAGCATATCCGGACCCAAATGCACTCTATCCTCTAATTGGTCCCAACTCAAGGGAGTCTGACAAGGACGACCATATAATGCATGAAAGGGAGCCATACCGATAGAATTGTGGTACCCATTGTTATAAGTGAATTCCACCAAGTATAGGTACTCCTCCCAATGAGTTTGCTAGTCCATGACGTACATCcgaagcatgtcctccaacaccTGGTTGACCCTCTTAGTCTACCTGTCGGTCTCAGGATGGTAGGCTGAATTGAAGTTCAGTTGAGTCCCTAACGCCTGCTGAAGAGACTTCCAAAGGGCTGAAGTGAACACgagatctctatcagaaatgatctttcgtggaatgccatgaagtctaacaatattCTCCATGAAAATTCTAGCCACTGTTGCTGCATTATAAGAAGATTAGATAGGTGAGAAATGTGCAACTTTGGTCAACCTGTCCACGGTGACCATAATAGTGTCATGACGACGTGGGGACTTAAGTAATCCcacaatgaaatccatagaaaCAATGTCCCACTTCCACATTGGAACAAGGTGCTGTTGCAAAAGACCTACCAGATGTCGATGCTTTGCCTTCACTTTTTGGCACTCTAAGCACTGAGCTACAAAATCAGCTATATCCCTCTTCATACCCAGCCAAAAATACAACTgccaaagatccacatggatcttcTTAACACTAGGATGAGCAGAATATGGTGCTCGATGCGACTCAGATAGAATTAAAGTACGAAGATCCTCGGAAGAAGGAGCATGAATACGTCCAATATGCCACAAATTATCATCAGAATCGAGGGAATAACCTACGAATATACCTTCCAAATCTCTACTAGACTCCACCTTAGAACGAACTTCTTGATACCAGGTGTCTGTTGGGAGTGTTGCCACAATCTGACCTCTCAAATCCACCTAAAGAGAGACTGTTGAAATATCATGTTGACGACGACTAAGGGTATCTGCAACTACATTCTCCTTTCCTTGAATATATTTAACCTCAAAGTCATATTCACATAAGAATTCCATCCACCACCTCTTCCTAGCATTCAGGTTCGGCTGCGTAAATATGTACTACAAGCTGCGATGATCTATATGCAACTCGAACCGATGCCCAAAGAGAAAGTTTCTCCAATGAATCAAAGCATGC is part of the Cryptomeria japonica chromosome 10, Sugi_1.0, whole genome shotgun sequence genome and harbors:
- the LOC131071481 gene encoding uncharacterized protein LOC131071481, with the translated sequence MAPFHALYGRPCQTPLSWDQLEDRVHLGPDMLRDMEQQVVSIREQLVATQDWQNKYVDVHRVDRQFSIDDRVFLRVHLWKSPIRYRKGSNLALSFVGSFEILERICPIAYRLSLLPSLSCIHDVFHVLILHQYHPNISHILDWTALLVEDGQLALEPVGVLEHRHQVLRGRDIE